From the Labeo rohita strain BAU-BD-2019 chromosome 21, IGBB_LRoh.1.0, whole genome shotgun sequence genome, the window CTGGGCTCTTTACTGACACCCTGTGGACAAAGGTGggacaaaacatttgcaaatgctAATAGGTCCAAGAAGCTTGTTACCAAACAAGGTGCAGAACATCCCTCCGAGAACAGGGTCAGGTAAGGAGGCAAACAGAGCGGTGAACTTCCCAATAGTTCCCAATATAAGCATTATGCCTGCTCCATATTGTATCACCCTCCTACTTCCCACCTGTAGGAGAAATCAAGACACCAGGAAAACCACAGTtgtcacttaaaggagaagtccactttcaaaacaaagattcacatataatgtactaaccccattgtcatccaagatgtttatgtctttctttcttcagttgtaaagaaattatgttttttgaggaaaacatttcagcatttttctccatataatggactgatatggtgccccgagtttgaacttgcaaaatgcagtttaattgcggCTGTAAACCGTATttttatctagcgtaacgatcggttattttcataaaaataatacaatttatatactttgtaatgtcaaacgctcgtcttgtcttactctgcctgaactgtttttgttccggttcatgacagttagggtatgtcgaaaaactcccatctcatgttctccctcaacttcaaaatcgccctttatcgctgttttcccttttttgttaagggtgtttgatcttctttgcatgttcactttgcaaagactgggtcggtacttctgcagcgatgtaggatgattttgaaattggagttTGGAGTTgaaattggagttttttgacataccctaactgtcagaATACACACAATTCAACAAAAGCAagaaaagatgagcatttgagaataaaaagtatttaaattgtatttttttaatgaaactgattgttttgctagataagacccttcttcctcggctgggatcatttacatcCGCATTGGGATCATTTgtagccacatttaaactgcatttttgaagttcaaaatcggggcaccacatcagtccattatatggagaaaaatgctgaaatgttttcctcaaaaaaaaaaatatttctttacaactgaagaaagaaagacatgaacatcttggatgacaaggaggtgagtacattatatgtaaatctttgttttggaagtggactttaagaCAAAACTGATTGATGACACTTGAACAACTGAGGAGACAATTGGAGATATGAATAGTGTATCTCTATGTATTTTCTATCAGCTCCACTCCATGAAAAACTCTAATCAGATGTTACAAATACAGAGAGAAGAACTGCATTCATTGAATGCTTTCTAATATACACTAGTATTATAAAAGGCCCAAAACTCCCACTAGCTTACCTTGGTGATGCCAAGGACCCCTATGTTAGGACTGGACGAGGTCGATCCATTTCCTGTGCCCAGAAGCCCTGCTATGATACAACACACTCCCTCTGTAAAAATCCCCCTAGGAAAGACAACAGAAagtaaaataatactgaaacCTTTCTATACATAAATCACCAAGAACACATTAAAGCCACTAAATATTAAAGAGGTCATATCCTGTGTCTTTCCTTGATTTCCAACTAACAATTTAGTTTTTCATGACATAGAAAACACAGAATATGGCcttgttttaatatttctatgtaAAAGCTGAGTTGAGTTCGCTGACGGGTCAGACTGAAATGATCAGAGACACTGTTAAAAGTCTTCAGTCTCTTTTTCTTAATGTTGAGGTGCTTCAGAAGATATGCAGAGCTGTAGGTGCTACACACAACCGGGAATAGCGCAATGTTTAAAGAAGTTCATCACTGTTTGCTCTGGTTAATTGCTCTGCTGTTTAGGACAAATAGTATCTGTCCTACTTCCTCTGGGCTAAGTTTCTCCAAATAACTGTTTACACAGAGGGTCATGTGTTGATGCAATCATTTGTGTGATGTCGTTAACTCTTTAAAGcctactgtatcatatttgataacTTCTAAGGcctcaaaattatataaaaaacctCTTTTATACCTTGATCTTTCTGTTTTCTGATTTATGATTCTAAAAATATGTCCCCCTTCATGTTGTGGTACATGTGTCTTTTTGCTCTACAGATTTTAATAAAgtacacaaaaataattttacattgttagtaatattttaagaagaccacttactggactgaagcaacTTAGGTTTACTTGACTATCCATTcatcatattttagaaaaatcatgttttgaGAAACATTTTCTTCTCGCAATTGCATGACACAAACTCTtagttctaacttttttttctcagaattgagtaaagtcagaactgcgaaacataaactcacaattctaagaaataatcTTGCACTTCCGAGAACTAAAGTcgcatttctgaataaaaaactttttatctcacaattcttttttctttattattctgactttttttctcaaaattttgggatataaactcgcatttccgagttatgaagtcagaattgcaattcttaTTTTATAACACATAACTGCGagttattaaatcagaattgtgagatataaactcattgcAAATGCAATTCTGGGAACAAATCAgtctttataactcgcaattgcaaggttaggctatatctcacaattgcaagatacaaactcgcatttgcaagaaaaagtcagaattgcaagtttttatctcgtaattctgactttataactctcagttgtgagtttatatcacaattctgagaaaaaaagtcagaatagctagatacaaactcgcatttgcaagaaaaagtcagaattgagagtttttatcttgcaattaagtctttataacacgcaattgcgagtttatatcgcagaattttgagaagaaagtcagaatttttagtttatatcttgtaattctgactttataactctcagttgtgagtttatatcacaattctgagaaaaaaagtaagaattgcagggtacaaactcgcatttgcgataaaaagtcagaattgcatgataaaaactcttaattctaacttttttttctcagaattgagtaaGGTCAGAACTGCGAAACATAAATTTACAATTCTAATAaataatcttgcaattctgagaaataaagtcgcatttctgaataataaactttttatctcacaattctgacttttttcttcattattctgactttttttctcagaattttgggatataaactcgcagttgcgagttatgaagtcagaattgcaattcttactttataacataattgcgagttattaaatcagaattgagagatataaactcattgcaaatgcaattctgagaagaaattagtcttataactcgcaattgcaaggttaggctatatctcacaactgcaagaaaaagtcagagtttttatctgtgagtttttatctcgaaATTAAgtctttataacatgcaattagcAAGTTTAAaccagaattctgagaaaaaaagtcagaattgttagtttatatcactttataactctcagttgtgagtttatatcacaattctgagaaaaaaaagttagaattgctagatacaaactcgcatttgcgaaaaaaaagtcagaattgcaagttcttatctcgtaattctgactttataattcagaattgcaagtttatatcacgcaattctgaggaaaaaaacagaattgtgagtttatatttcgcaatggGAAATATATTTCGCAATGAGGAAAagagtcagaaatgtgagataaaaagtcacaataacctttttttttattttggtgtaaACAGATTTCTATACTCATCTCTCtcaaactgtaataaaaactacatattataaaactatgcatttaatatatcaTCCAAATAAGACATTATTGGTAAATCCATAGTAACAACTGATTATGTTGGTCCATATGCATTTTATACTACTCAGAGTTCACAGATATACATTACAAGCTATCAGAATTTCATCTtgccatataaatatcagcaagTGCACTAAACTGCATATTTCTGCTCAGTTTGGGCCTCTTAATTAAAAATGGTGTTTTCTTTTCCACTCTAATGTGAGCTCTATATTCTTTGATATCACATATGAGCCCAAAAAGCCTGATGTATCAtatatgttactttttaaaaaatatttagtcttaaagggatagttcacccaatagAGAATAttgtcattaactactcactctcatgtggtttcaaacccataagaccttcatcttcagaacacaaatttttgatgatatccgagagttttctgatCTTAtttttctcatagcttcataaaattatggttgaacaactgatgtcacatggactattttaacaatgccctCACTACTTTTCTGTGTCTTGAACATgtgcattgttgtctatgcagggtcagaaagctctcggatttcatcaaaaatatcttgtgttatgaaaatgaacaaaggtcttacaggtttggaaggacatgaaggtgagtaattaatgacagaattttttgtcCTTACCTATTGATAGCGTGAACAGGAGGAGGTGGAGCTCCAGAGAGACGAGCGCAGGCGTAATAGTCTCCGATAGACTCAACGATACCGGCAAGAGTGGCACTAAACATTCCTAGCACTCCTGCTACTGTCACTGTGGGTAAACCCCACTGACCtgtgacacacataaaaacatgaacatggaAAGAGTTCACCCATTAACCCACCAATATTAGTGCCTCTAATCATATTTCTAATCGTTTTACTGTGAAAAAACCTGAAAGTCTTAGATTACATATTAGCCACAAGTGGCATCTTCTGATAAAGAAGCTGTTATAAATCATAGGTGTGTGATACAGGAAGCAAGCAAGGTCCTTACATGGATAGGGGAAACGAAACCAAGGTGCCTGGGTCATGATATCACCCCGGGCGTCAGTGCGAGCCTTGTAGCCATACCGATTCGGGTCGTTCGGCAGCACATCCGTCAGGGTGAGGATATAGCAAACCAGCCATACTACCATAATTGCCATGATGATCTACTGAAGTCAGGATAATCGATTACTAACGACAAAATGCTTGGAGTATTTCAATCTGAAAATGCACTGATAACAGGCAGGTAATGTGAACTTTGTTCTACGGCCTATCAGGAAGTTTCATTAATTGTGATAAATACTGTTGGTTCGTACTGGAAACATCTTGAATATCTGCACATGTGTGATGTGACAGCCTTTTTGTTTGGAGTAGCTTGGAAAAGGACATGCCCAGTTCCTTAAATACTGCGCGAACAAAACGATGAGGAAGATACACCTGGAATGACAAAACACACCgatgtattaaagtaaaaacagcttaaatgaaatgcatttgaACATCTCAAGCACTTACAGCAGAGACAGGCCCCAATGGCTGCCTGCGCGGTCTCCTGCCGTCTGGAAGACGGACAAGCCAATAAGGGACACTGTGGGAGTGACAGTCAGGGGCCCGATTGAGTTCAGCAGGATCCCTGGGATTCCAGCAAATCCTATCACCACCTCAATCAGGCTGGACATAATGATAGCGCCCTGAATCTACAGAGAATTGACACGTGGATCAGGACACAGGACATTACGAAGTTAATGACTGGTTCAGTCTTTGGATACTGGTCACGCACCTCTCGTATTCGTGGTTGCCAAATATGAGTAGTGTTGAGAGGAAGAGTCCAATTTCCGTAAATCTCCTCTGTGAAACCCAAAACCAAGGTTAAGCATTAACTTAGACACAGATATGACCTGCACAATGTGGAATGTAAACAGATTCTAACTAGACAATACTTTGTAGAAAAAGGGCAGATTCAgacaaaacataaaactgtgctggctttttaatagtttttctatgtaaacgtGATTCTTGTTGCATTTCAAGGAGAGTGCTATATTTTTAGGACAGTGTTAAAGCAATAGttaacttaaaaatgaaaattctgtcattaaatactcatccttatgtcgttcgaaacctgtaagatcttcattcatcttcgaaacacaaattaaggtatttttgatgaaattcgagagctttctgactctgcatagacagcgatgcaactgacacgttcaggAAAGGTAGTAAGAGCTTTGTTAAAGGAGTGACAAAATTCACTTTAGCAAAAGTTCAAGTAGCAAAATTATTTACAGAAATAattctgacagaattttcatttttaggtgaactttatttttaagccaAGAATTAAGCTTAGAAGTTTCAGCAATATAGCCTCTGAGTAGTTAAACACAGAATcagacaaaatacaaaaaaaaaaaaagaaaaagaaatatatctgcaagcagtgattaccagggttcaagcacATTAAGTGCTTAACTTAGCTAAGTGCataattatttagcaagcctgtaaccacctaaatcactgatttaaaaaagcatttttggcaaacccaggtaatttgccatagaaatataatctttttaaacatttatgactgttatagtgccaactgtggtccgatctccttaaaactttgcatgcttgtttaggaTCAtctgttttgagttttcctttaggctttataagatttcgggtaaatttggacaggccccttttctaaacaaccctgTAATAGCTttccaaaaattaattttcaacattttttagataattattgacctagagagtccagattgagcgaaaaattACTAGTTCACccatgaggagttctatcatattATATGAATATCGCGTGTATGTGCGGAAAACTGCacaatgtacaatcgtttacgccctAAAAAACGCGATATCGCCCctcagtggccgatttctttaaaatttctcacAGGCCTTTGGGGCTGTTAGTCGatcaggcccaccgagtttcgttccgatcagCCTCCTTTATCCTTGGTGCTCAAATTTCATCTgccaatggcagccatgttttttttagagatatgtaaatgtatttatagacacttgtggcactttggaccaagaccgtgcataCCAATTTGTCCTGTTGAAAGGATACATGGTTGCGCaattatagccatttttatgtttcttttccCTCTAAGTgagccaccaagtggccaagctccaggATTTTTGTCCTTTGTCCTCTggttgagctcttacataagtgttctgagttagGTGAAGATttctcattccattcaggagttacaggtattttactaaaagtggccctgcccctttcgaacgttttggcgtccctttgcaacggtgagtcgaaagttgaactttttttgaGAATTACTGATactcactctccagagaatctttctggaCTGGTTTGGTTCCGGTCGGGCGAAAAACCTTGGAGTAGTTTGGAtacgtttttcaaaaaatccgaAATACCCGACAATTTTACCAAGACTCAGGTGTGAGCTAAGGATTTCAATGatataagacacttgagccaatttcgtacttttgatcgctgtaacACCTTTTGATCAGGCCAactggggcgagccttggtgaaGTTGTAGGTGGtatgagtactaccatccctccaagtttcaagtctctacaacttacagtttggtctgcactctcagttttacgtggagattgctgatcattggccattctaacaattacaacagggtttcagcgctatgcACCAAAAAAAGggtatttaaatgaaattaatgatcTACAGAAAGCTTCCTCCATAGACAGTCACTGTAAAATTCACACACTGTCTAACATTGTTTGTACCTTCAGGTGGACATTTCCATTTGTCCAGCCTCAGAATTGCCTGAGCGGGAATGAGAAAGGCAAAAGCGCTCGCCTGGAACAAAGGCAACCTGGATATggcatagaaaaaaatatatattgtgactACCAATCACATGTATCTATATTAAAGCACACATTGAATGACTAACCTGACACCAAATGTAGTCTGTATGAGCGTAGTGATCCCCACACAGGTGAAGATTGTGCCTACTAACTGGCTGACAGTGTATTGGTCCTGTCCCACACACATAGCTTCAGCCAGTAGGAATGGTACAGCAATTGTTCCACTGAAGCATGTTAGGTAGTGCTGGAGATCCAGATATAGGAGGGTTTAGAAGGGATGGAGATGTTGGGTGAGTCAGGAGAGAATATGAGAATAGAAGAGTACCTGTAGTCCCAGCAGCACACATAGATACCAAGGTGGGACGTCCTCGATCCTGTAGATCATATC encodes:
- the slc23a1 gene encoding solute carrier family 23 member 1; the protein is MSQSETTKELKLPPLDSVVPADGTEVQEMPADISKMSDASQNKSEGFDMIYRIEDVPPWYLCVLLGLQHYLTCFSGTIAVPFLLAEAMCVGQDQYTVSQLVGTIFTCVGITTLIQTTFGVRLPLFQASAFAFLIPAQAILRLDKWKCPPEEEIYGNWTLPLNTTHIWQPRIREIQGAIIMSSLIEVVIGFAGIPGILLNSIGPLTVTPTVSLIGLSVFQTAGDRAGSHWGLSLLCIFLIVLFAQYLRNWACPFPSYSKQKGCHITHVQIFKMFPIIMAIMVVWLVCYILTLTDVLPNDPNRYGYKARTDARGDIMTQAPWFRFPYPCQWGLPTVTVAGVLGMFSATLAGIVESIGDYYACARLSGAPPPPVHAINRGIFTEGVCCIIAGLLGTGNGSTSSSPNIGVLGITKVGSRRVIQYGAGIMLILGTIGKFTALFASLPDPVLGGMFCTLFGMITAVGLSNLQCVDLNSSRNLFVLGFSMFSGLMLPNYLDTHPGSIKTGVAELDQIITVLLTTEMFVGGFIAFVLDNTIPGTRKERGLIEWAAENYSGAGTVKIDTYDFPIGMGMVQKLGCLRYLPICPTFRGFKPSCRKNKEEEER